From one Bacillus sp. FJAT-42376 genomic stretch:
- the pepV gene encoding dipeptidase PepV, with translation MFNWIEETEKRREQVIKDTQEFLRIKSVLDEDGGQEGAPFGKGIQEAFEHLLNKGEKDGFLKKNLEGYAGHLEMGKGDEILGILCHIDVVPEGDGWSSDPYGAEIRDGKIFARGALDDKGPTMAAYHAMKLVKDSGVELNKKVRMIIGTDEESDWRCVDHYFKHEQMPDIGFAPDADFPIIHAEKGIIDAKLRFNGKETADSGPLTLVSFSSGRRFNMVPDFAEAEVKGKDDFEEQFSAWLEREGLKGSVKKASGQTVLQIEGVSAHAMEPNNGKNAGVSLASFLSTLHLDEAGKRFTSFIKEHFKGDTRGEALGIKANDDVSGDLTVNLGTMKFSNQTGELGINVRYPVTASSEPVRAAFESIQGAELTMFNDSPSHYVEAGHPLIQTLSKVYEEQTGEKASLISIGGGTYARSLKAGVAFGPLFPGRPDIAHQKDEYIEIEDLIRATAIYAQAIYELAK, from the coding sequence ATGTTCAACTGGATCGAAGAAACGGAAAAAAGACGGGAACAGGTTATTAAGGACACACAGGAATTTTTGAGAATTAAAAGCGTTCTCGATGAAGATGGCGGACAAGAAGGGGCTCCTTTCGGAAAAGGCATTCAGGAAGCGTTTGAACACTTGCTGAATAAAGGCGAGAAGGATGGCTTCCTTAAAAAAAATCTGGAAGGCTATGCAGGCCATTTGGAAATGGGCAAAGGGGATGAAATCCTGGGCATTCTTTGCCACATCGATGTGGTTCCAGAAGGAGACGGATGGAGCTCAGATCCTTATGGCGCTGAAATCCGCGATGGTAAAATTTTTGCCCGCGGTGCGCTGGATGATAAAGGTCCGACTATGGCTGCCTATCATGCCATGAAGCTTGTTAAAGATTCAGGTGTGGAGCTGAATAAAAAAGTCCGTATGATTATTGGAACAGATGAAGAAAGCGACTGGCGCTGCGTAGACCATTATTTCAAACACGAGCAAATGCCGGATATTGGGTTTGCCCCTGATGCGGATTTCCCGATTATTCATGCGGAAAAAGGGATTATTGATGCAAAGCTGCGGTTTAATGGGAAAGAAACAGCTGATTCCGGACCATTAACACTTGTCTCCTTCTCATCTGGCCGCCGGTTTAACATGGTGCCTGATTTTGCTGAAGCTGAAGTAAAAGGAAAAGATGATTTCGAGGAACAATTTTCAGCATGGCTTGAAAGAGAAGGACTAAAAGGTTCGGTTAAAAAAGCAAGCGGACAAACCGTACTTCAAATTGAAGGGGTTTCGGCACATGCAATGGAACCGAACAATGGGAAGAATGCCGGAGTGAGCTTAGCTTCATTTTTAAGCACGCTTCATTTGGATGAAGCAGGAAAAAGGTTTACATCTTTTATCAAAGAACACTTTAAAGGGGATACAAGAGGAGAAGCGCTTGGCATTAAAGCGAACGACGATGTAAGCGGAGATTTAACCGTGAATCTTGGAACGATGAAATTTTCCAATCAGACCGGTGAACTTGGCATCAACGTCCGCTATCCGGTAACCGCGTCATCCGAACCGGTCAGGGCTGCTTTTGAATCCATTCAAGGTGCAGAGCTGACTATGTTCAATGACTCGCCGTCCCATTACGTAGAAGCCGGTCATCCGCTGATCCAAACCCTGTCAAAAGTATATGAAGAGCAGACAGGAGAAAAGGCGAGCCTCATTTCAATCGGCGGCGGAACGTATGCCCGTTCACTGAAAGCGGGAGTTGCCTTTGGACCGCTGTTCCCAGGCAGACCGGACATCGCCCATCAAAAGGACGAATATATTGAAATAGAGGATTTAATACGGGCAACCGCGATATACGCGCAGGCGATTTATGAGTTGGCGAAGTAA
- a CDS encoding NCS2 family permease encodes MFKLKENQTTLRTEIIAGFTTFLTMVYIVVVNPQILSAAGVPPQQVFTATIIASIIGTLWMAFFANYPIAIAPGMGLNAYFAFSVVGGKANISYEVAFASVFVAGIIFVILSLTPFRKKLIEAIPANLKNGITAGIGLFIAFIGLRTSGIVADHPENLVALGNLHSAPVVLTLIGLAITLVLMARNVNGAIFIGMIITGLIAYFTGQLKIKGIAAAPHLPEGIIINPLTAFGDVIHYGLYAVVFSFLLVTIFDTTGTMIGVAQQAGLMKGKELPNARKALLADSSATTIGAIFGTSPTTAYIESSAGVAAGGRTGLTALVVAILFGISSFFFPLVNAVSGIPAITAPALIIVGSLMMGSISNINWGELDEAFPAFLVILTMPLTSSIATGIALGFISYPIMKAAKGKWKEVHPFVYIFAVLFFIHLVVIGSH; translated from the coding sequence ATGTTTAAGCTAAAAGAAAACCAGACCACATTGAGAACAGAAATTATCGCTGGCTTTACGACTTTCCTTACCATGGTCTACATCGTGGTAGTTAACCCGCAAATTCTCTCTGCTGCAGGAGTTCCGCCGCAGCAAGTATTCACAGCAACCATCATTGCTTCCATTATCGGAACGCTCTGGATGGCTTTTTTCGCTAATTATCCAATCGCGATTGCTCCGGGAATGGGACTGAACGCGTATTTCGCTTTTTCGGTCGTTGGAGGAAAAGCCAATATTTCTTATGAAGTAGCGTTTGCATCTGTATTTGTTGCAGGTATTATTTTTGTCATCCTATCCTTGACACCATTCAGGAAAAAGCTGATTGAAGCCATTCCTGCAAACTTAAAGAATGGAATCACTGCCGGAATTGGATTATTTATTGCTTTTATTGGTCTGCGCACTTCAGGAATCGTGGCCGACCATCCCGAAAACTTAGTTGCTCTTGGAAATCTTCATTCTGCACCAGTGGTGCTCACTTTAATCGGACTTGCTATTACCCTTGTCTTGATGGCCCGCAACGTAAATGGCGCGATCTTTATCGGAATGATTATAACCGGCCTGATTGCTTATTTCACAGGCCAGCTTAAAATTAAAGGCATTGCAGCAGCTCCCCATCTTCCAGAAGGCATCATCATCAATCCGTTGACTGCCTTCGGCGATGTCATCCATTATGGACTGTATGCTGTCGTGTTCTCCTTCCTGCTTGTGACAATTTTTGACACAACGGGGACTATGATCGGAGTAGCCCAGCAGGCTGGGCTGATGAAAGGGAAAGAACTCCCGAATGCAAGAAAAGCTCTTCTTGCAGATTCTTCGGCTACCACAATTGGAGCCATTTTCGGAACCAGTCCTACAACGGCCTACATCGAATCTTCAGCCGGAGTGGCTGCTGGAGGCCGAACAGGTTTGACTGCATTGGTCGTTGCCATCCTCTTCGGCATTTCGTCTTTCTTTTTCCCGCTCGTCAATGCCGTTTCAGGAATTCCAGCCATCACTGCTCCCGCGCTTATCATCGTTGGAAGCTTAATGATGGGATCTATTTCCAACATCAACTGGGGTGAACTGGACGAAGCCTTTCCTGCATTTCTTGTTATTCTGACAATGCCTCTTACATCAAGCATTGCAACAGGAATTGCGCTTGGATTCATCTCTTATCCAATTATGAAGGCTGCGAAAGGAAAATGGAAAGAGGTTCATCCTTTTGTCTATATCTTTGCCGTTCTTTTCTTTATCCATCTCGTCGTCATTGGCTCACATTAA
- a CDS encoding glycosyltransferase family 4 protein codes for MSFTTYVLFHYLFLFKPFFLNFYLICRVHRQIGMEGSCGNQEHCIERDVKGDVPQLMAQADLYVQPSLIENQPLSLIEAQISGLPALVNNAGGLPEMVQHQLNGIVYSTENELSGYLYSLISDDVYRNYLGANAAREAVNHWSLEKGTMNVLQVYHEAINMSGRDDSLQRIKKGEIREYLQSRMTGEGNVIFGSVYRPLFTAAEPYPPVVVDKGMWDVIIHSLPGDYCLPDPSLFVL; via the coding sequence ATGTCTTTTACTACATATGTGCTATTCCACTATTTATTCTTATTTAAACCATTCTTCTTAAATTTTTATTTAATTTGTCGAGTTCATAGGCAAATTGGAATGGAGGGAAGTTGTGGTAACCAGGAACATTGCATTGAAAGGGATGTTAAAGGGGATGTTCCACAATTAATGGCTCAGGCGGATCTATATGTGCAGCCAAGCTTAATTGAAAATCAGCCATTATCTTTAATTGAGGCCCAAATTTCAGGACTGCCGGCATTGGTAAACAATGCTGGAGGACTGCCTGAAATGGTTCAGCACCAATTGAATGGAATTGTGTACTCGACCGAAAATGAATTGAGCGGCTATCTGTACTCTCTTATTTCAGATGATGTTTACCGAAATTATTTGGGGGCAAACGCTGCCAGGGAGGCTGTAAATCATTGGTCGCTGGAAAAAGGGACCATGAATGTCCTGCAAGTGTATCATGAGGCAATAAATATGAGCGGAAGAGACGATTCCTTACAGAGGATCAAAAAGGGAGAGATAAGGGAATACCTTCAGTCGAGGATGACGGGAGAGGGGAATGTTATTTTCGGTAGTGTTTACAGACCCTTGTTTACGGCAGCAGAGCCGTATCCTCCTGTGGTCGTAGATAAAGGGATGTGGGATGTCATCATCCATTCTCTTCCTGGAGACTACTGTCTGCCCGATCCTTCCCTTTTCGTCCTGTAA
- a CDS encoding DeoR family transcriptional regulator has product MKPSTNRMLNRIKSIYMYIMERGTVTTQQLVDEFGITPRTIQRDLNVLAYNELVKSPARGKWTTTKKKVKLSS; this is encoded by the coding sequence TTGAAACCTTCAACTAATCGTATGCTAAACCGTATCAAATCTATCTACATGTACATCATGGAAAGAGGTACAGTTACGACACAGCAGCTTGTTGACGAATTTGGTATCACACCAAGAACCATTCAGCGTGACTTAAATGTGTTAGCATACAACGAGCTTGTCAAAAGCCCCGCACGAGGTAAGTGGACAACTACAAAAAAGAAAGTGAAACTCTCATCTTAA
- a CDS encoding pseudouridine synthase, which produces MRIDKLLATIGYGSRKEVKKLLKTGAVLADGEVIKDAKTHVDPEKQEVTVHGEQVEYKEFIYFMMNKPPGVLSATEDLAQDTVIDLLTPEDAIREPFPVGRLDKDTEGLLVITNDGQLSHQLLSPKKHVPKTYYAVISGEVTETDITAFKKGVTLDDEYVTKPAKLTILKSGETSEIELTITEGKFHQVKRMFESVGKKVTYLKRLTMGDLELDESLEPGEYRDLTEEEVEILRNSMPADFL; this is translated from the coding sequence ATGAGAATTGATAAGCTGCTTGCAACGATTGGCTATGGAAGCCGCAAGGAAGTGAAAAAGCTTCTGAAAACCGGAGCAGTGCTCGCGGATGGAGAGGTTATTAAGGATGCAAAAACGCATGTAGATCCTGAGAAACAGGAGGTCACCGTTCATGGAGAACAGGTGGAGTATAAGGAGTTTATTTATTTCATGATGAATAAGCCTCCGGGCGTTCTTTCTGCCACAGAGGATCTCGCCCAGGATACGGTCATTGACCTTTTGACTCCGGAAGATGCCATCCGGGAACCGTTTCCGGTTGGAAGGCTGGATAAAGATACGGAAGGGCTGCTCGTTATCACAAATGACGGCCAGTTATCCCATCAGCTGCTCTCTCCGAAAAAGCACGTGCCGAAAACCTATTATGCCGTCATCTCGGGCGAGGTTACGGAGACAGATATCACGGCCTTCAAAAAAGGGGTCACGCTGGATGATGAATATGTGACGAAGCCTGCAAAACTTACCATCTTAAAGAGCGGAGAAACGTCTGAAATTGAATTGACGATTACAGAAGGGAAGTTTCATCAGGTTAAGAGAATGTTCGAGTCTGTAGGAAAGAAAGTGACATATTTAAAGCGGCTCACGATGGGCGATCTTGAGCTGGATGAGAGCTTGGAGCCGGGTGAGTACCGCGATTTAACAGAAGAGGAAGTTGAAATTCTCCGCAATAGCATGCCGGCTGATTTTTTGTAA
- a CDS encoding polysaccharide biosynthesis protein codes for MSDKLLKGTFILTLGTYISRLLGIIYMIPFVDMVDTEGSALYQMGYTPYVIFLSIATAGFPMAVSKFVSRYNSMGDYQTSLRMFRNGMFVMLLMGLLSFGAMYYLAPDIAAASLDSNDAPAGKVEDVTYIIRMLSVALIIVPIMALIRGFFQGHQMMGPTSVSQVVEQLVRIIFLLVSVYTVLYIQHGSLVTAIGFATIAAAAGAAGGLIVLYIYWLKRRDTLEAMKENTVQPSDVKMRVLFKELLTYSIPFVFVGLAIPLYQVIDQKTMYGALRQAGVSHKEAFDIFAYVQFQGRSLIMILVSLATAFGLTLVPSITKAFTAGDMRQVHKQTNQAFQIIMFLILPATAGMMVLAGPIYEVFFGYEPKAAVLLQWQAPAALLFCYFTVNAAILQGINKQKLAVISLAAGLIVKAAVNYPLVVLFGGEGSIMATALGFAVSILYGFAMIKRHAGFSFKMFFKRAVFIFILTIVMSIFVSVLESITSIFIGFKAGKVEAAIVLVISIGGGAAAYLYAAHKSHLLEKLLGSRFSFLNRKTKGKA; via the coding sequence ATGTCGGATAAATTATTAAAAGGAACGTTTATATTAACGTTAGGAACGTACATATCAAGATTACTCGGGATTATTTATATGATTCCGTTCGTGGATATGGTTGATACTGAGGGATCTGCTTTATACCAAATGGGCTATACACCGTATGTGATCTTCCTCAGTATTGCAACAGCAGGCTTTCCGATGGCTGTTTCCAAGTTCGTTTCAAGGTACAACTCGATGGGGGACTACCAGACGAGCCTGAGAATGTTCAGAAACGGAATGTTCGTTATGCTGCTGATGGGCTTGCTCAGCTTCGGCGCGATGTATTATCTGGCTCCTGATATAGCGGCCGCATCACTTGATTCCAATGATGCTCCTGCCGGCAAAGTTGAGGATGTCACTTATATCATCAGAATGCTTAGTGTAGCTTTAATCATCGTACCGATTATGGCGCTCATCCGGGGATTTTTCCAGGGCCATCAGATGATGGGTCCTACATCTGTATCGCAGGTGGTTGAGCAGCTTGTCCGGATTATTTTCCTGCTTGTATCTGTTTATACAGTTCTTTATATTCAGCACGGTTCGCTTGTGACAGCGATCGGCTTTGCGACAATCGCTGCCGCAGCAGGGGCGGCCGGAGGATTAATTGTTTTATACATCTACTGGCTGAAACGGAGAGACACGCTTGAGGCCATGAAGGAAAATACCGTGCAGCCTTCAGATGTAAAGATGCGCGTGCTTTTTAAAGAGCTGCTGACCTACTCGATCCCGTTTGTTTTTGTCGGTTTGGCTATCCCGCTTTATCAGGTAATTGACCAAAAGACAATGTACGGGGCATTAAGGCAGGCTGGAGTATCACACAAAGAGGCATTTGATATTTTTGCCTATGTTCAATTTCAGGGTCGATCTCTAATTATGATTCTTGTATCCCTTGCAACTGCGTTTGGTTTGACGCTCGTGCCGTCTATTACAAAAGCTTTTACAGCAGGTGATATGCGCCAGGTGCATAAGCAGACTAATCAGGCTTTTCAAATCATCATGTTCTTAATTTTGCCTGCAACAGCAGGAATGATGGTGCTTGCCGGTCCAATCTATGAAGTCTTTTTCGGTTATGAACCAAAGGCCGCAGTTCTGCTCCAATGGCAGGCGCCTGCTGCCTTGCTGTTTTGCTACTTTACTGTGAATGCCGCTATATTGCAGGGAATCAATAAACAGAAGCTCGCTGTCATCAGTCTTGCCGCTGGTTTAATTGTAAAAGCGGCTGTAAATTATCCTTTAGTCGTATTGTTTGGCGGGGAAGGATCCATTATGGCAACGGCTCTCGGCTTTGCTGTTTCCATTCTTTACGGATTTGCTATGATTAAAAGACATGCCGGCTTTTCGTTTAAGATGTTCTTTAAAAGAGCGGTTTTCATTTTCATTTTAACGATTGTAATGAGCATTTTTGTTTCTGTTCTTGAATCCATTACAAGTATATTTATTGGTTTTAAGGCGGGAAAGGTGGAAGCCGCAATTGTTCTGGTTATTTCAATTGGAGGCGGGGCAGCAGCCTACCTCTATGCCGCTCACAAATCACACTTGCTTGAAAAGCTTCTGGGATCCAGGTTTTCGTTTTTAAATAGAAAAACTAAGGGAAAGGCTTAA
- a CDS encoding NAD(P)/FAD-dependent oxidoreductase has product MKYDVIVIGGGPSGLMAAISAGSKGAKVLLIDKGSKLGRKLAISGGGRCNVTNRLPVEEIIKHIPGNGRFLYSAFSEFSNEDIISFFEGLGVGLKEEDHGRMFPVSNKAQSVVDSLLTELKRLKVQIRVNEPVKQVEYENHQVKGITLKTGEFIAGSAVVTAVGGKSVPHTGSTGDGYAWAEKAGHTITDLFPTEVPVTSSEPFIKNKSLQGLALRDVGLSVLNPKGKTVITHKMDMLFTHFGISGPAVLRCSQYIVKTMKKFNAQYVRVSIDALPGRKEEEIFQELVKLGKEEPKRALKNLYKGLLPERYLLFLLEQQSIDPGETYAQIPHDKLRAFAKSCKQFEFKVDGTLPLDKAFVTGGGVSVKEIHPKEMASKLMPGLYFCGEILDIHGYTGGYNITAALITGKLAGQNAALYARQKDESPV; this is encoded by the coding sequence ATGAAATACGATGTAATCGTTATTGGGGGAGGACCTTCAGGACTGATGGCTGCCATTTCTGCAGGCAGCAAGGGGGCTAAAGTTCTCCTGATCGATAAAGGAAGCAAGCTTGGCCGGAAACTCGCTATATCCGGAGGCGGACGGTGTAATGTAACGAACCGGCTCCCCGTTGAAGAAATAATCAAACACATTCCCGGCAACGGCCGTTTTTTATACAGTGCCTTTTCTGAATTCAGCAATGAAGATATCATTTCCTTTTTTGAAGGACTTGGAGTCGGACTGAAGGAAGAAGATCATGGCAGGATGTTCCCTGTGTCAAACAAGGCTCAGTCTGTCGTAGATTCGCTGCTAACCGAGCTGAAAAGATTAAAGGTTCAAATCAGAGTCAACGAGCCGGTTAAGCAAGTCGAATATGAAAACCATCAGGTGAAGGGAATCACCCTGAAAACCGGTGAGTTTATAGCGGGCTCTGCCGTCGTGACTGCCGTCGGCGGAAAAAGCGTTCCTCACACGGGAAGCACGGGCGATGGATATGCCTGGGCCGAAAAAGCCGGACACACCATCACCGACTTATTTCCGACCGAAGTTCCTGTCACATCAAGCGAACCCTTTATCAAAAATAAATCGCTTCAAGGTCTCGCTTTAAGAGATGTGGGCTTAAGTGTGCTGAATCCAAAAGGAAAAACGGTCATTACACATAAAATGGACATGCTCTTCACCCATTTTGGTATTTCAGGACCTGCGGTACTCCGCTGCAGCCAATATATCGTGAAAACGATGAAGAAGTTCAATGCGCAGTATGTCAGAGTCTCCATTGATGCTTTGCCTGGCCGAAAAGAAGAAGAAATTTTTCAGGAGCTCGTGAAGCTTGGAAAAGAAGAACCGAAAAGAGCCCTTAAGAATCTCTATAAAGGGCTGCTGCCTGAACGATATTTATTATTTTTACTGGAACAGCAATCCATTGATCCGGGTGAAACCTACGCACAAATTCCTCACGACAAGCTAAGAGCATTCGCTAAATCATGCAAGCAGTTTGAGTTTAAGGTCGATGGCACTCTGCCGCTTGATAAAGCATTCGTTACAGGAGGCGGGGTCTCCGTTAAGGAAATCCATCCAAAGGAGATGGCCTCCAAGCTGATGCCGGGCCTTTACTTCTGCGGAGAAATTCTCGATATTCATGGCTATACAGGCGGATACAATATTACAGCGGCACTCATTACCGGAAAACTTGCCGGACAGAATGCCGCACTATATGCAAGACAGAAGGACGAAAGCCCGGTATAA
- a CDS encoding transposase: MKRKNGPIEDVKKKYVRMALASGTTACLARKLSVAPSTLSGWVRQYRDEVELEMKMEGVSPLSENSGTDEIQKKYDQAMKLLGEKELEVEMLREMIKKKSKC, from the coding sequence ATGAAGAGAAAGAATGGTCCGATTGAGGACGTAAAGAAGAAATATGTCAGAATGGCATTAGCGTCCGGCACTACGGCTTGCCTAGCCAGGAAATTATCAGTAGCTCCTTCTACTCTGTCAGGGTGGGTGCGCCAGTATCGGGATGAAGTCGAATTAGAGATGAAAATGGAGGGTGTCTCTCCCCTTTCTGAAAACTCTGGTACGGATGAGATCCAGAAAAAATATGATCAAGCCATGAAACTGTTAGGGGAAAAAGAGCTAGAAGTTGAAATGCTTCGAGAAATGATAAAAAAAAAATCGAAATGTTAA
- a CDS encoding IS3 family transposase encodes MLTDKVEFAKEWVEAGFAVTRVINIVGISKSTYYYQQANPIPAKRVAGGRPIPGFSLDSKGKRVSDEQIKAYLVKLIGGMEAVYGYRKLTSCLKRKHHLTISKKKVYRLCKEMGILFPLKIRNNKYPRKIARNRIVTGPNQMWQIDIKYGYIPGIERFFYLASAIDVYDRKIVGFYLGRTCGGKDITKMLKTALRARKIENSGEEKLVLRTDNGPQFIGIQFQEFCLENKERLEHERIPPKSPNLNAYIESFHSVLERECYQRHEFQTFEEANEVVKEYIQFYNNKRLHGSLEDWPPAVYFQKHKKGEVKPRKIAL; translated from the coding sequence ATGTTAACCGATAAAGTCGAATTCGCAAAAGAATGGGTAGAAGCCGGGTTTGCGGTCACTCGGGTAATCAACATTGTGGGAATATCTAAGTCCACTTACTATTATCAACAGGCCAATCCCATTCCGGCGAAAAGGGTAGCTGGCGGAAGGCCTATCCCCGGTTTTTCCTTAGACTCAAAAGGAAAACGTGTATCTGACGAGCAAATCAAAGCGTACCTGGTCAAGCTGATCGGTGGTATGGAGGCGGTCTATGGGTATCGGAAACTGACAAGCTGCCTAAAACGGAAGCACCATCTGACCATCAGTAAAAAGAAGGTGTACCGTCTGTGCAAGGAAATGGGGATCCTGTTCCCTTTAAAAATTCGAAACAATAAGTACCCCAGAAAGATTGCCAGGAATCGAATCGTCACAGGTCCAAATCAAATGTGGCAGATTGACATCAAATATGGATACATCCCAGGCATAGAGCGTTTTTTCTACCTGGCAAGCGCGATAGACGTGTACGATCGGAAGATTGTCGGCTTTTATTTAGGGAGAACATGTGGCGGGAAAGATATCACAAAAATGCTTAAGACGGCTCTGAGAGCCCGTAAAATAGAAAATTCCGGCGAAGAGAAGCTGGTGCTTAGAACCGATAATGGACCCCAGTTTATCGGGATCCAATTTCAAGAGTTCTGCCTGGAAAACAAAGAAAGGCTGGAGCATGAACGAATTCCTCCAAAGTCACCTAATTTGAATGCTTATATCGAGTCCTTTCATAGCGTCCTCGAACGAGAGTGTTACCAGCGGCACGAATTCCAGACATTCGAAGAGGCCAATGAAGTCGTGAAGGAATACATTCAGTTTTACAATAACAAAAGACTGCATGGAAGCCTTGAGGACTGGCCTCCAGCTGTCTATTTTCAGAAACATAAAAAGGGTGAAGTAAAACCTAGAAAGATCGCTCTTTGA
- a CDS encoding sporulation protein Cse60, with protein sequence MKVAVFDEEHEKDLEKEVNHFLSKLDDEQLVDVKFSVAASCDAEGEQVYCFSAMILYRT encoded by the coding sequence ATGAAGGTGGCTGTGTTTGATGAAGAACACGAGAAAGACCTGGAAAAAGAGGTTAATCATTTTTTATCCAAATTAGATGATGAACAGCTTGTGGACGTAAAGTTTTCAGTTGCTGCTTCCTGTGATGCGGAAGGAGAGCAAGTGTACTGTTTCTCTGCGATGATCTTATATCGAACGTGA
- a CDS encoding DUF2553 family protein — MSEYHMLDITKRVTAKVSEDLIELFCGKNPIGWLVINEEGKQYDLIEGFVFEEGRIYKLYERNCGQQQYAEGCDLGWC, encoded by the coding sequence ATGAGTGAATACCATATGCTCGATATCACGAAGCGCGTTACGGCGAAGGTAAGTGAGGACCTCATTGAATTATTTTGCGGGAAAAATCCAATCGGCTGGCTTGTCATAAACGAAGAGGGCAAGCAATATGATTTAATAGAAGGGTTTGTCTTTGAAGAAGGACGGATTTATAAATTGTATGAACGAAACTGCGGCCAGCAGCAGTATGCGGAGGGCTGCGATTTAGGGTGGTGCTGA
- a CDS encoding MarR family transcriptional regulator, which translates to MLIDEYFNNCLYFTVNKLSRAITKMAEDAFKRTGLSPTHAFLMMLVIEKPGISQSELAEALHLKPSTITRFVDKLVEKGYTERRADGKRSLNHPTADGKAILEDIKEGWKILFRAYSDILGDDEGKALNQLIHEAGNKLER; encoded by the coding sequence ATGCTGATTGATGAATATTTTAATAATTGTCTGTACTTCACAGTTAATAAGCTGTCCCGCGCAATCACCAAGATGGCGGAGGATGCCTTTAAAAGGACCGGGCTCTCTCCGACCCATGCCTTCCTCATGATGCTTGTCATAGAGAAGCCCGGCATTTCACAGTCGGAGCTCGCAGAAGCGCTTCATTTAAAGCCATCCACCATCACCCGTTTTGTAGATAAATTGGTGGAAAAGGGATACACTGAACGAAGAGCAGATGGAAAGAGATCGCTGAATCACCCGACTGCAGATGGAAAAGCCATTCTGGAAGACATTAAAGAAGGCTGGAAAATTCTCTTTCGTGCGTACTCAGATATTTTAGGAGACGATGAAGGAAAAGCATTGAATCAATTAATCCATGAAGCCGGAAACAAGCTCGAAAGGTAA
- a CDS encoding SDR family NAD(P)-dependent oxidoreductase: MSEKVMLIAGAGTGISLSTARKFGKEGFKIALIARNAASLQQYENELNSEGIEANGFPGDLASEQSLKSAIGSVIKTFGKVDVLLYNAASGKPGKPTELTIDDLMSDFKVSVAGALASVKEVLPFMKNGAILLTGGGLALQPYADLASLSIGKAGIRSLAGSLHQELQPKGIYVGTLLVNGYVQEGTWCSADHIADAFYGMYENQTEQEVFFQEK, translated from the coding sequence ATGTCTGAAAAAGTCATGCTGATAGCAGGAGCAGGAACAGGTATCAGCCTAAGCACAGCACGAAAATTTGGTAAGGAAGGATTTAAAATTGCCCTCATTGCCCGCAATGCAGCGTCACTTCAACAGTACGAGAATGAATTGAATAGCGAGGGCATTGAGGCAAACGGATTTCCTGGAGATCTAGCATCAGAACAATCCTTAAAATCAGCCATCGGTTCCGTCATTAAAACTTTTGGAAAAGTGGATGTTCTATTGTATAATGCTGCTTCAGGAAAGCCTGGGAAACCAACAGAATTAACAATAGATGATTTGATGTCTGATTTTAAAGTAAGCGTTGCTGGAGCACTTGCCAGCGTGAAAGAAGTCCTTCCATTTATGAAAAATGGGGCAATTCTTTTGACAGGCGGCGGCCTGGCACTTCAGCCTTATGCCGATCTTGCCTCCCTGTCCATCGGCAAAGCCGGGATAAGAAGCCTGGCCGGCAGTTTGCATCAGGAATTGCAGCCTAAAGGGATTTATGTGGGCACATTGCTTGTTAATGGCTATGTGCAAGAAGGTACATGGTGTTCAGCTGATCATATTGCTGATGCATTTTATGGCATGTATGAAAATCAAACCGAGCAGGAAGTTTTCTTCCAGGAAAAATAA